The genomic stretch cgcgtgcgggtaCAAGGACGCGCTCGCCAAGGACTACGGCGAGCTGACGGCGGCCGTGGGCCCGTCGCTGTACGCCCAGGGCGCCGGGTGCGGCGCCTGCTACGAGGTGAAGGGCGCGGAGGGCGAGGCCGCCAGCACCGGCAAGTCCGTGGTGGTGACGGCCACGAAccaggccccgccgccggtcAGCGGGCAGAAGGGCGAGCACTTCGACCTCACCATGCCGGCGTTCCTCCAGATCGCCGAGGAGAAGGCCGGCATCGTGCCCATTTCCTACCGCAGGCACAACCCAACCTTGCATTGCATTACATTATTGCATTTGACCTTCATTTGACACATCGTCTCCTGCTGCAGAGTGGCGTGCGTGAGGCAAGGCGGGATCCGGTACACGATAACGGGGAACAAGAACTACAACATGGTGATGGTGACGAACGTGGGCGGCGAGGGGGACGTGGTGGCGCTGACGGTGAAGGGCAACAAGCGCGTCAAGTGGACGCCGATGAAGCGAAGCTGGGGCCAGCTGTGGACGACGGAGGTCGACCTCACCGGCGAGTCGCTCACGTTCAGGGTCATGAACGGCGACCACCGCAAGGCCACCTCCTGGCACGTCATGCCGCGGGACTGGCAGTTCGGCAAGACATACCAGGCGACCAAGAACTTCTAGGAATCGGGCGCCGTTATCCATGCATTGTTCGTTATCGCATATTGTACATCGTCTCATGTCATGGACATGCATGGTTTGAACATCTGATCCGTTGCTGGAATTAATCATCTGATCCATTCCAGTAATTTGGGGTTCCAAAACTCTTTGGTGGAACGCAAAACCAACAAACTATTCAAGTAAAACACCGTGCGTTTTTTCCAACCATTGTAAACATCCACTAATAATATTTTTTGAGAGGAAATTATTGAATAACAATGCACACAGC from Setaria italica strain Yugu1 chromosome II, Setaria_italica_v2.0, whole genome shotgun sequence encodes the following:
- the LOC101773434 gene encoding expansin-A26 → MSGSSRTTTMAPLLASLLLVGLPLLAGVAEAKPHVNHGKFKGGPWTDGHATFYGGRDGSGTTEGGACGYKDALAKDYGELTAAVGPSLYAQGAGCGACYEVKGAEGEAASTGKSVVVTATNQAPPPVSGQKGEHFDLTMPAFLQIAEEKAGIVPISYRRVACVRQGGIRYTITGNKNYNMVMVTNVGGEGDVVALTVKGNKRVKWTPMKRSWGQLWTTEVDLTGESLTFRVMNGDHRKATSWHVMPRDWQFGKTYQATKNF